The following proteins come from a genomic window of Gynuella sunshinyii YC6258:
- a CDS encoding expansin EXLX1 family cellulose-binding protein yields the protein MSSRIAVLYLIPIFLFTTLFTSAQADNSTHSGEGTFYGYNGGGNCSYVDPPSNILTAAMNATDYDNSAACGGVIVVTNENTGLSVTVRIDDQCPECAPGDVDLDQDAFAEISELAAGRIPIHWHYIANPVAGNMKLYFKEGSSQWWTAVQVRDHLYPIKSLGYRISGSGADYTILPRKPYNYFLAESGFGTGPYDFRITDFWDQSVEVKGISFQLTTEIDTGTQFPAYNGGGNDDDGDDDSTGDNGSGGDNGGDTGGELPAQTTLNIISSWEGGYCANITITNPNDAPLTWTIEQDIGVTITNIWNAEWSQTGTVLTASGTSWNATLAGGASTEFGFCGNE from the coding sequence ATGAGCAGTCGAATCGCAGTGCTGTACCTCATTCCCATATTTTTATTCACAACATTATTCACAAGCGCACAGGCAGACAATTCCACCCATAGTGGCGAGGGCACGTTCTATGGTTACAATGGAGGAGGCAATTGCAGTTATGTTGATCCGCCGAGCAATATTCTGACCGCAGCCATGAATGCAACCGACTATGACAACTCAGCAGCCTGTGGCGGAGTCATCGTGGTCACCAATGAAAACACCGGTCTCAGTGTCACCGTGAGAATTGACGACCAATGCCCGGAATGCGCTCCTGGAGATGTCGATCTGGATCAGGATGCCTTCGCTGAGATATCGGAACTGGCTGCCGGGCGCATTCCCATTCACTGGCACTATATCGCCAATCCCGTTGCCGGCAATATGAAGCTGTACTTCAAGGAAGGTTCAAGCCAGTGGTGGACAGCCGTACAAGTGCGCGACCATTTGTACCCCATCAAATCTCTGGGTTATCGAATCAGCGGATCAGGAGCCGACTACACCATCCTCCCCAGAAAGCCCTATAACTATTTTCTGGCTGAAAGCGGGTTTGGTACCGGTCCTTACGATTTCAGGATCACCGATTTTTGGGATCAAAGTGTCGAAGTTAAAGGCATCTCCTTCCAGCTGACCACCGAGATCGATACCGGCACACAATTTCCGGCCTATAACGGCGGGGGAAATGACGATGACGGAGACGATGATTCAACGGGTGACAATGGCTCTGGCGGTGACAATGGTGGTGATACCGGCGGCGAGCTACCGGCGCAAACAACACTCAACATCATCAGTTCCTGGGAAGGCGGTTACTGTGCCAACATAACCATAACCAATCCCAACGATGCACCACTGACCTGGACCATCGAACAGGACATTGGCGTTACCATCACCAATATATGGAATGCCGAGTGGTCACAGACCGGTACCGTCCTGACGGCATCGGGAACCTCCTGGAACGCAACACTTGCGGGCGGAGCCAGTACTGAGTTTGGTTTTTGTGGCAACGAATGA